From the Hyphomicrobium sp. ghe19 genome, one window contains:
- a CDS encoding alpha/beta fold hydrolase → MIHSLGGSPLEMKAVAHALSRKGMTVYCPVVPGLTFGTDVSGLSTWQDWYKSVSDAFDHLRSVCDNVIIGGASAGSILALRLAAYRQDQACGVMLYAPTLAVNGWAIPKAIKLFHLVTDKWTARLFKFRTPAPYGIKDERVRNFALDSMRGTDNMPADITERGGGTVYEFFCLVRNVRPMLPLVKLHTLIFHPRHDDQSDIKNTMALQRQLGGMVEVSVLDDSYHLVTLDRQRGYVVERTTEFVDRVLARQADKVVVQKPASTNSKQLGAAE, encoded by the coding sequence TTGATCCATTCTCTCGGCGGTTCGCCGCTTGAGATGAAAGCCGTTGCGCATGCGCTCTCCCGCAAGGGAATGACAGTCTATTGTCCGGTCGTCCCCGGACTGACGTTCGGTACCGACGTCTCCGGCCTTTCGACGTGGCAGGACTGGTACAAGTCGGTCTCGGACGCATTCGATCATTTGCGCAGCGTATGTGACAACGTCATCATCGGCGGCGCTTCGGCTGGCTCTATCTTGGCGCTGCGGCTCGCGGCCTATCGTCAAGACCAAGCCTGCGGCGTGATGCTTTATGCGCCGACGCTTGCAGTCAACGGCTGGGCGATCCCGAAGGCCATCAAGCTTTTCCACCTCGTCACCGACAAATGGACCGCGCGCCTTTTCAAATTCCGCACCCCGGCGCCCTACGGCATCAAGGATGAGCGCGTACGCAATTTCGCTCTCGATTCGATGCGTGGCACCGATAACATGCCGGCCGACATCACCGAGCGTGGTGGCGGCACGGTCTACGAATTCTTCTGCCTCGTGCGCAACGTCCGGCCGATGCTGCCGCTCGTGAAGCTGCACACGCTGATCTTCCACCCCCGCCACGACGACCAGAGCGACATCAAGAATACGATGGCACTCCAGCGCCAGCTCGGCGGCATGGTTGAAGTTTCAGTTCTCGACGACAGCTACCACTTGGTCACGCTTGATCGTCAACGCGGCTATGTCGTTGAGCGGACAACGGAATTCGTTGACCGCGTGTTGGCCCGCCAGGCCGACAAGGTCGTGGTTCAGAAACCGGCTTCGACTAATTCGAAGCAGCTGGGGGCGGCTGAGTAG